In Paenibacillus sp. BIC5C1, a genomic segment contains:
- a CDS encoding STM4013/SEN3800 family hydrolase → MTDMNTIVGSHDLLMITLDTLRYDVAKLEEQNCPNLCGTGPWEKRHTPGSFTYAAHHAFFGGFMPTPANTDKASHVRLFHSRNTGLRTHPHTWLFDTPDIVSGFAAEGYRTICIGGVIFFTKKNPLAKVLPGYFQQSYWRMNFGVTNPKSTEHQVQHALKLLEQCAQDEKLFLFLNVSAIHGPNRYFVEGAREDSVETQRAALRYVDKALGPLFDAMRQRSRPTFCLAFSDHGTAYGEDGYQGHRLAHDVVWNVPYREFIL, encoded by the coding sequence ATGACTGATATGAACACCATCGTAGGCTCCCATGATCTACTAATGATTACACTGGACACGTTAAGATATGACGTGGCCAAGCTGGAGGAACAGAATTGCCCCAACCTGTGCGGTACGGGTCCTTGGGAGAAGCGTCATACTCCGGGAAGTTTTACCTATGCGGCGCATCATGCTTTTTTTGGTGGCTTCATGCCTACACCTGCCAATACGGACAAAGCATCCCATGTACGACTTTTTCATTCCCGGAATACCGGATTAAGGACGCATCCGCATACGTGGCTGTTCGACACACCGGATATCGTATCCGGTTTTGCAGCTGAAGGATACCGTACGATTTGTATAGGCGGGGTCATTTTCTTCACCAAGAAAAATCCGCTCGCCAAAGTGCTGCCGGGTTATTTCCAACAGAGCTACTGGCGGATGAATTTTGGGGTAACCAACCCCAAATCGACCGAGCATCAGGTTCAGCATGCCTTGAAGCTGCTGGAGCAATGCGCACAAGATGAGAAGCTGTTTTTGTTCCTGAATGTGTCTGCCATCCATGGGCCCAATCGCTATTTTGTGGAGGGTGCAAGAGAGGACTCGGTAGAAACACAACGTGCAGCCCTTCGGTATGTGGACAAGGCCCTTGGGCCATTGTTTGATGCAATGAGGCAGCGTTCAAGGCCTACGTTTTGTTTAGCTTTTTCCGATCATGGCACGGCATATGGTGAGGACGGTTATCAGGGGCATAGACTGGCACATGATGTCGTCTGGAATGTACCATACCGTGAATTTATTTTATAG
- a CDS encoding STM4014 family protein, whose protein sequence is MTELEQSLQLPVKDTDLEQPLLLIGNPNNRRTLGLQEARQRLGLQPALMLPYARLLQTWRRGGTMADAVQQCLEGRGATNRQALIRLDAPGEDWEVECELLFLGAVNDVSPLNDGLSARMIPAEQTLTLEQEWGRIYAPNQWFRGWKACLERIRHEALEYWPNARFMNDPDDIAIMFDKRKCQQHLSAHGVRVPPTLQSSEPIRNYEDLRKAMTTAGMSRVFVKLACGSGASGVVAYQVNPRTGAEIAITTVGMEQIQEKIIFYNEGRMRRYTHTSEISALMDWLCAEGAQIERWMAKASLGSSVFDIRQLVAGGQAGHAIVRLSQTPITNLHLRNERLLPAEAGLDEQQMSGVQTAAKAAMAAFPNSWSAGIDVMLSGGNEPRAYILDVNPFGDLLYRVQHNGLGTYEWEMELLRKEPYNYD, encoded by the coding sequence ATGACGGAATTGGAACAAAGTTTGCAACTCCCAGTTAAGGATACGGATCTGGAACAGCCGTTATTGTTAATTGGGAACCCGAATAATCGACGTACCCTTGGATTACAGGAGGCAAGACAGCGACTTGGCTTACAACCAGCACTTATGCTGCCTTATGCCCGGTTGCTACAGACTTGGAGACGGGGCGGAACCATGGCGGATGCCGTACAGCAATGTCTGGAAGGGCGAGGGGCTACGAACAGGCAGGCTCTTATTCGACTGGATGCCCCTGGTGAGGATTGGGAAGTAGAATGTGAGCTGCTCTTTCTTGGAGCTGTGAATGATGTATCTCCGTTAAACGATGGCCTTTCTGCGAGGATGATTCCGGCAGAACAGACACTCACTCTTGAACAGGAGTGGGGGCGGATCTACGCGCCCAACCAATGGTTTCGCGGATGGAAAGCCTGTTTGGAACGAATTCGCCATGAAGCTCTGGAATATTGGCCTAATGCCCGGTTCATGAATGATCCCGATGACATTGCGATTATGTTTGATAAAAGGAAATGCCAGCAGCATCTATCTGCCCATGGCGTTCGTGTCCCTCCAACGCTCCAATCTTCGGAGCCGATCCGCAATTATGAGGACCTGCGTAAAGCGATGACAACAGCCGGTATGAGCCGCGTTTTCGTGAAACTTGCGTGTGGCTCTGGGGCTTCAGGCGTTGTTGCCTATCAAGTTAATCCGCGAACGGGTGCCGAAATCGCCATAACCACTGTGGGAATGGAACAGATTCAGGAGAAGATCATTTTTTATAATGAAGGCCGGATGCGCAGGTACACACATACTTCAGAGATTTCTGCGCTCATGGATTGGCTGTGTGCTGAGGGTGCCCAGATTGAACGTTGGATGGCAAAAGCGTCTTTGGGTTCAAGCGTATTTGATATTCGCCAGCTTGTGGCAGGTGGACAAGCAGGTCATGCCATTGTACGGCTTAGTCAGACACCAATTACCAATCTGCATTTGCGTAATGAGCGGTTGCTTCCCGCAGAAGCAGGGCTGGATGAACAGCAGATGAGTGGAGTTCAGACGGCAGCGAAAGCAGCAATGGCTGCCTTTCCCAACTCATGGTCAGCTGGAATTGATGTGATGCTCAGTGGAGGTAATGAGCCGCGTGCCTATATTTTGGATGTGAATCCGTTTGGAGATTTGTTGTACAGAGTACAGCATAACGGACTTGGAACCTATGAATGGGAAATGGAACTTTTGCGAAAGGAGCCTTACAACTATGACTGA
- a CDS encoding STM4015 family protein, with protein MQEVKLTVSYDDYEDGIRMETLIRELAAKPEAGSLESLIIGDWGQAYENSPDEFMGTLIELAPSFPSLKKLFIGDMGFEECEVSWIIQTDLTPLLVAFPELKSFSVKGSSGLSLEPIEHAKLEELIIICGGLPQSVLASIARAKLPELRKLELYLGVDDYGFDGSLQDVLPLLEQGLFPKLVYLGLKDSEIQDEIAKAAAEAPIVDQLEILDLSEGTLSDEGAEVLLASDKIKKLKHLNLSYHYMTDEMLIRWKRSGISVDVSEQQQSDEDDWRYPSLTE; from the coding sequence ATGCAAGAAGTGAAGCTTACGGTGTCTTATGATGATTATGAGGACGGTATTCGTATGGAAACGTTGATCAGGGAACTCGCTGCCAAACCGGAGGCTGGTTCGCTGGAGAGTCTGATTATAGGAGACTGGGGACAGGCCTATGAAAATTCGCCGGATGAATTTATGGGCACGCTCATCGAACTTGCTCCAAGCTTTCCGTCTTTGAAGAAACTGTTCATCGGAGATATGGGCTTTGAAGAATGCGAAGTATCATGGATTATTCAGACGGATCTCACACCACTATTGGTTGCTTTTCCTGAATTGAAGTCATTCTCAGTGAAGGGCAGCAGCGGACTAAGTCTGGAACCCATCGAGCATGCCAAGCTTGAAGAATTAATCATTATTTGCGGTGGTCTTCCCCAAAGTGTGTTAGCTTCAATTGCCCGGGCTAAGTTGCCTGAATTGCGTAAGCTTGAACTGTATCTGGGCGTGGATGATTATGGATTCGACGGTTCACTGCAAGATGTACTTCCACTTTTGGAACAGGGCTTATTTCCAAAGCTCGTATACCTGGGGCTGAAAGATAGTGAAATTCAGGATGAGATTGCGAAAGCTGCAGCTGAGGCCCCAATTGTGGACCAACTTGAAATCCTGGATCTGTCAGAGGGCACGTTGTCTGATGAAGGGGCAGAGGTGCTGCTTGCGAGCGACAAGATCAAAAAACTTAAACATCTCAATCTCAGTTACCACTACATGACGGACGAAATGCTCATTCGCTGGAAACGCTCCGGTATATCTGTAGATGTTAGCGAGCAACAACAGAGTGATGAAGATGACTGGCGCTACCCGTCGTTAACGGAATAA
- a CDS encoding XTP/dITP diphosphatase, whose amino-acid sequence MSLDSPIIIVATRNAGKVREFAHAFAPLGKEVKSMFDYPELPDVVEDGVTFAENAWKKAKTVGDALGLPVLADDSGLCVDLLDGDPGVYSARYAGEGATDAKNNAKLLEALESLKSGEDTEQTLLSPASFVCALVLYDPVTGDKYESEGMVEGWITAEAAGGGGFGYDPLFYVPEYEMTMAELTLEQKQAISHRGHALRALVSSLKG is encoded by the coding sequence ATGAGTCTGGATAGCCCAATTATCATTGTCGCAACCCGTAATGCAGGGAAAGTACGTGAATTCGCTCATGCATTCGCTCCACTGGGCAAAGAGGTCAAAAGCATGTTCGACTATCCGGAGCTGCCGGATGTCGTTGAGGATGGCGTAACCTTTGCAGAGAATGCTTGGAAGAAAGCTAAAACGGTGGGCGATGCTCTTGGTTTGCCTGTCCTGGCTGACGATTCGGGATTGTGTGTGGATCTGCTCGATGGTGACCCGGGAGTGTATTCTGCGAGATATGCAGGCGAGGGTGCAACCGATGCGAAGAACAATGCCAAATTGCTTGAGGCGCTGGAATCGCTCAAATCCGGTGAGGATACGGAGCAAACGCTGTTGAGTCCAGCAAGTTTCGTTTGTGCATTGGTGCTGTATGATCCGGTAACCGGAGACAAGTATGAATCAGAAGGCATGGTGGAAGGTTGGATCACGGCTGAAGCAGCCGGTGGTGGCGGTTTTGGATATGACCCACTCTTCTACGTGCCTGAATACGAGATGACGATGGCCGAGCTTACGCTGGAGCAAAAGCAGGCAATTAGTCATCGTGGGCATGCTCTGAGAGCGCTCGTATCCAGTCTGAAAGGCTGA
- the rph gene encoding ribonuclease PH: protein MMRSNGRTSDQLRPMNLTINTNKYAEGSVLIEVGDTKVICTATVEERVPPFMKGQGKGWVTAEYSMLPRATHTRNQREANRGKLTGRTMEIQRLIGRALRSVVNLQALGERTITLDCDVIQADGGTRTTSITGSFVALALAVNKIAQQHKLQVFPITDFIAAVSVGVVGEQPVLDLNYDEDSKAKVDMNLVMTGGGKYVELQGTGEEAPFDRRELNAMLELGEQGILEMIERQKEVLGPIALKIGARGLGEA, encoded by the coding sequence ATGATGAGATCTAACGGACGAACCAGCGACCAGCTGCGCCCGATGAATTTAACAATTAACACGAATAAATACGCCGAAGGTTCTGTACTGATTGAAGTGGGAGATACCAAGGTTATTTGTACAGCTACGGTGGAGGAACGTGTTCCTCCCTTTATGAAAGGGCAGGGTAAAGGCTGGGTAACGGCTGAATACTCCATGCTGCCACGTGCAACACATACCCGTAATCAGCGTGAAGCGAACCGCGGCAAATTGACTGGACGCACCATGGAAATTCAGCGTCTGATTGGCCGGGCACTGCGCTCTGTTGTTAATTTGCAGGCACTTGGTGAGCGTACGATTACACTGGACTGTGATGTCATTCAAGCCGACGGAGGTACACGCACAACGTCCATTACCGGATCGTTTGTAGCTCTGGCGCTCGCGGTGAACAAAATTGCCCAACAGCATAAATTGCAAGTATTCCCGATTACGGATTTCATTGCAGCGGTAAGTGTGGGTGTAGTTGGAGAACAGCCTGTGCTGGATCTGAACTATGATGAAGATTCCAAAGCCAAGGTTGATATGAACCTCGTGATGACAGGTGGCGGAAAATATGTGGAGCTTCAGGGAACTGGTGAAGAAGCACCATTTGACCGTCGTGAGCTGAACGCAATGCTGGAGCTGGGTGAGCAGGGTATTCTGGAGATGATTGAGCGTCAGAAAGAAGTTCTCGGTCCTATTGCTCTCAAGATCGGTGCTCGTGGATTAGGAGAAGCCTAA
- a CDS encoding GerMN domain-containing protein: protein MSKIRYLRTASAAALLSIPVVLSGCGMFGAQSSEAIDPPPPIQEAAMIQAAEGNGSLAKLPLTTVYLQDQQGLLAPVSMTLPSGTDVSSPKTALDTLVTGGPYAGMLPEGFQGVLPQGTVVQNVTIHPDDKLAVVEFSGNFAKYDAKNERKMLEAVTWTLTGTPDVQNVQIWVDGKKLTQMPVNSTPLPEPLNRAVGINLDLGDTFTTNSSPVTVYFSAASPAGIQYYVPVTRLVTPGGDRVQAALNELIKGPAKGGELEEVMTGGTQLQSVKTSEDGTVTVALKDDMFTEGDVVPSELLQSVVLTTAENTAGKEAKVQIEWNGQKTVMSDDNRDYSAPVSKPEYINEIPI from the coding sequence ATGAGTAAGATCCGTTATTTGCGTACAGCTTCTGCAGCTGCGCTGTTGAGTATTCCTGTGGTGTTATCCGGATGTGGCATGTTTGGGGCACAATCCTCCGAAGCCATTGATCCACCGCCGCCGATCCAGGAAGCGGCCATGATTCAGGCGGCTGAAGGCAACGGATCACTTGCCAAGCTACCACTTACAACCGTCTATTTGCAGGACCAGCAAGGTTTATTGGCTCCAGTTTCCATGACTCTCCCGTCGGGCACGGACGTCAGCAGCCCCAAAACAGCTCTGGATACACTTGTTACGGGTGGTCCATATGCAGGGATGCTGCCTGAAGGATTTCAAGGCGTTCTCCCACAGGGTACCGTTGTTCAGAACGTAACGATTCATCCGGATGACAAGCTGGCAGTTGTAGAGTTCTCCGGCAACTTTGCCAAGTATGATGCCAAGAACGAGCGCAAAATGCTGGAGGCAGTCACCTGGACACTAACCGGTACACCGGATGTGCAGAATGTACAGATCTGGGTAGACGGCAAAAAGTTAACGCAAATGCCAGTAAACAGCACGCCACTGCCGGAACCGCTGAATCGTGCGGTGGGTATCAATCTTGATTTGGGTGATACATTCACTACCAACAGCAGCCCGGTAACGGTTTATTTTTCAGCCGCTTCGCCAGCAGGCATTCAATATTATGTTCCGGTTACACGTCTTGTGACACCAGGAGGAGACCGGGTGCAGGCGGCGCTGAATGAACTGATCAAGGGACCAGCCAAAGGTGGCGAGCTGGAAGAGGTTATGACAGGCGGAACGCAGCTACAATCGGTCAAAACGTCTGAGGATGGAACCGTAACGGTTGCACTTAAAGACGACATGTTTACTGAGGGAGATGTCGTGCCAAGTGAACTGCTGCAATCTGTCGTATTGACTACGGCCGAGAATACAGCTGGCAAGGAAGCTAAAGTGCAGATCGAATGGAATGGGCAAAAGACAGTCATGAGTGATGATAATCGGGATTACAGTGCCCCAGTATCGAAGCCTGAATATATCAATGAAATTCCAATTTAA
- a CDS encoding phosphatidylglycerophosphatase A family protein has protein sequence MEHPEQEKIPYSLNSRKVAEATREWLHKRGVTIPEIAELVMMLQKKYYPGLTMEECIDNVEKVLRKREVQNAVLTGIQLDLLAEQGKLISPLQEMIENDEGLYGVDEILAFSIVNVYGSIGFTNYGYVDKLKPGVLERLNDKSLGPVHTFLDDIVGAIASAASSRIAHRKQSELEEALGEKTVSDDIV, from the coding sequence ATGGAACATCCGGAGCAAGAAAAAATCCCTTACAGCCTGAATAGCCGCAAAGTGGCAGAGGCAACGAGGGAATGGCTGCACAAGCGGGGCGTTACGATCCCTGAGATCGCAGAACTGGTCATGATGCTGCAGAAAAAGTATTACCCAGGTCTTACGATGGAAGAATGTATCGACAATGTGGAGAAAGTATTACGCAAACGTGAGGTGCAGAACGCAGTACTGACAGGCATTCAACTGGACTTGCTAGCAGAGCAAGGCAAACTCATTTCTCCTTTGCAGGAGATGATTGAAAATGATGAAGGATTATATGGCGTGGATGAGATTCTCGCGTTCTCCATCGTCAACGTATACGGCAGTATCGGATTTACGAACTACGGTTATGTAGACAAGCTAAAACCCGGTGTGCTTGAACGTTTGAACGACAAGAGCCTTGGGCCTGTTCATACGTTCCTGGATGATATTGTAGGGGCCATCGCCTCAGCGGCCAGTAGCCGGATTGCGCATCGCAAACAATCGGAGCTCGAAGAAGCTTTGGGAGAAAAAACTGTCAGCGATGATATCGTATAG
- a CDS encoding ferric reductase-like transmembrane domain-containing protein: MAQWIVDYLPTWNIIRISGIAAYLLLFAGVFLGIAQGMPMAKGKPKAAMFKWHTRTTWLAFGLGLVHALTLYIDHYSPFTWSELLIPFTASVHPIGSGLGTLSFYGLVIVLLSSDLRNKLGRKWWFMFHMLSYPVFIGLLFHGMVTGSDSGNVLMRLMYVFTGLSIIGITVLRGMLRERKGPEITIGTNRVQSKPAAEQKWAEVYRLAGAGRQEHLK; encoded by the coding sequence ATGGCGCAATGGATTGTAGATTACCTGCCGACGTGGAATATCATTCGAATTAGTGGGATCGCCGCTTATTTGCTGCTCTTTGCGGGGGTATTTCTGGGGATTGCCCAAGGGATGCCCATGGCTAAAGGCAAACCCAAAGCGGCGATGTTTAAATGGCATACCCGAACGACCTGGCTCGCCTTTGGACTTGGACTTGTGCATGCATTAACCCTATATATTGATCACTATAGCCCATTTACCTGGAGTGAACTGCTCATTCCGTTCACGGCTTCAGTACATCCGATTGGGAGCGGACTGGGCACGCTATCCTTTTATGGTTTGGTAATCGTTCTGTTATCCAGTGATCTGCGTAACAAGCTCGGCCGCAAATGGTGGTTTATGTTCCATATGTTGTCTTATCCCGTATTCATTGGTTTACTGTTCCATGGCATGGTTACCGGCTCAGATTCAGGCAATGTGCTTATGCGTCTGATGTATGTGTTTACTGGTTTGAGCATAATTGGTATTACGGTACTTCGTGGCATGCTGCGAGAACGCAAAGGTCCAGAAATTACAATTGGAACCAATCGTGTACAGTCTAAGCCGGCAGCGGAACAGAAATGGGCTGAGGTGTATCGTTTGGCGGGAGCGGGAAGACAGGAGCACCTGAAATAG
- a CDS encoding FAD:protein FMN transferase, with protein MSRTEQVSRLLKFHFRAMNTDVEVHLAAGREEAEHAAELVKNWFETQEQRFSRFEADSELNRLNRCTGWMPISAAMDEVLSLAYGYIGQTEGIFQPGISQALRAFGYDVSFEQLQQRELHQSGTERRLDIRPLDITDMLRDEYDYSRPRWIQREGSRMVHKDPGTELDLGGIVKGWAVERIADWLQRTLHISAGLINAGGDIQAWGTTLHPMWSVQVTDPYQEERNLIGNIQLRKGAIATSGVVRRQWQNTDGSLSHHLIDPRTMEPADTDVLQCTVLGQHTSQCEIIAKTVCILGSADAVSWLNRHYDRHDVLWMTRDGSTYFRGNTDTLAERWPGFDPDHRFSLI; from the coding sequence ATGAGCCGTACAGAGCAAGTCTCCCGTCTCCTCAAGTTCCACTTCCGGGCGATGAACACGGATGTGGAAGTACACTTGGCCGCAGGACGAGAAGAGGCTGAACATGCAGCAGAGCTGGTGAAGAATTGGTTTGAGACGCAGGAACAGCGTTTCAGCCGATTTGAGGCAGACAGTGAATTGAATCGTCTGAATCGTTGCACAGGATGGATGCCAATCTCCGCAGCAATGGATGAAGTGTTAAGTTTGGCCTACGGATATATTGGTCAGACGGAAGGGATTTTTCAGCCAGGTATCTCTCAGGCTCTGCGGGCTTTCGGTTACGATGTCAGCTTCGAGCAGCTGCAACAAAGAGAGCTACATCAATCTGGAACCGAGCGCAGATTGGACATCCGACCATTGGATATAACAGATATGCTGAGAGACGAATATGACTATAGCCGTCCACGTTGGATTCAAAGAGAAGGCAGCCGAATGGTTCATAAGGACCCTGGGACTGAGCTGGACCTTGGGGGCATTGTTAAGGGCTGGGCCGTTGAACGTATCGCCGATTGGCTGCAGCGTACACTTCATATTTCGGCGGGATTAATTAATGCAGGTGGAGACATTCAGGCATGGGGGACAACACTTCATCCGATGTGGTCTGTGCAAGTCACCGATCCTTATCAGGAGGAGCGAAATCTGATAGGGAATATTCAATTGAGGAAAGGTGCAATTGCCACTTCAGGAGTGGTACGAAGACAGTGGCAGAATACGGACGGAAGCCTTTCACATCACCTAATTGATCCCCGGACGATGGAGCCGGCAGATACGGATGTGCTGCAGTGTACCGTTCTGGGCCAGCATACATCGCAATGTGAGATTATTGCCAAGACCGTCTGTATTTTGGGAAGTGCCGACGCAGTAAGTTGGTTAAACCGCCATTACGACCGGCATGATGTCCTGTGGATGACCCGGGATGGGAGCACTTATTTTAGAGGAAATACCGATACGCTCGCTGAACGCTGGCCTGGTTTCGATCCGGATCACCGCTTCAGTCTAATATAA
- a CDS encoding MBL fold metallo-hydrolase encodes MKRTESISMPAGMHRVKITMAFPLRWVNSYVLHEPDGSITIVDPGPRSTETEQEWHEALADFNLTFQNISQIVLTHHHPDHLGLSGWIQQQTGVPVRMSTRSRQEADYMWGTEATINTVLPEYYGRHGMPEDKTQQIREHMEGFISQITPLPVVTPIEDGDWLVMGGKKWLAIETGGHAPGHLSFYAPDSREILCGDAVLPQISPNISLQPGSDDQPLLSYMEGLHRLGALDVEVAYPGHRNPFGHFADRTIHLLTHHEERLQKMRERIREAPTNAYDICVFMFGDRLGTHQLRFAMSETLAHLQELIRREHIVQEQQHDGVFFFIENT; translated from the coding sequence ATGAAGCGAACGGAATCCATTTCCATGCCAGCAGGCATGCATCGGGTCAAGATTACTATGGCTTTTCCACTGCGCTGGGTGAACAGCTATGTCCTTCATGAACCGGATGGATCAATAACAATTGTTGACCCGGGACCACGCAGTACTGAGACGGAACAGGAGTGGCACGAAGCACTCGCAGATTTCAATTTAACTTTTCAGAATATTAGTCAGATTGTACTGACCCACCATCATCCCGATCATCTGGGATTGTCCGGCTGGATACAGCAGCAAACGGGTGTGCCTGTTCGAATGTCCACACGATCTCGTCAGGAAGCAGATTACATGTGGGGAACGGAGGCAACCATCAATACAGTGCTGCCTGAATATTATGGTCGCCATGGAATGCCGGAAGACAAGACGCAGCAGATACGCGAACATATGGAGGGATTTATCTCACAGATTACGCCACTTCCGGTAGTGACACCGATTGAAGATGGCGATTGGCTGGTTATGGGCGGGAAAAAGTGGCTTGCTATAGAAACAGGTGGACACGCGCCAGGGCATCTATCCTTCTATGCGCCGGATTCCAGAGAGATCTTGTGTGGAGATGCCGTATTGCCGCAAATATCACCGAATATTAGCCTGCAACCGGGAAGTGACGATCAACCCTTATTGTCTTATATGGAAGGACTGCATCGGCTGGGGGCATTGGATGTAGAAGTGGCATATCCAGGGCATCGGAATCCGTTTGGCCATTTTGCCGATCGAACGATTCATCTGCTCACACATCACGAAGAGCGCCTTCAGAAGATGAGGGAGCGAATTCGCGAAGCACCGACGAATGCGTATGATATCTGTGTGTTTATGTTTGGTGACCGATTGGGAACACATCAGCTTCGTTTTGCGATGAGCGAAACTTTAGCCCATCTGCAGGAATTGATCCGGCGAGAGCATATTGTACAGGAGCAGCAGCACGACGGAGTATTCTTTTTTATCGAAAATACTTAG
- a CDS encoding class I SAM-dependent methyltransferase — protein sequence MTEWYEKSFGEDYLLVYKHRDVQGAYQEVHKMINWLKLQPKSKVLDLCCGMGRHSLALADAGFQVTGIDLSDVLLREARSMDTEQRVEWYHADMRELPLKGGFDAVVNLFTSFGYFREDGEQLRVLRAIHRMLKPGGSYIIDFMNTAYVTRHLVQHSTRESEGQNIEEFRKIQDGFVQKEIHITDAESGQKPRIYQERVKLYTREQLRDLLHEAGLMVDQVHGGYDEEKYDEQTSPRMIFVGHRPEQ from the coding sequence ATGACGGAATGGTATGAAAAGAGTTTTGGAGAAGACTACCTTCTTGTGTACAAACATCGGGATGTGCAGGGTGCATATCAGGAAGTACATAAAATGATCAATTGGTTAAAGCTTCAGCCAAAGTCCAAGGTACTTGACCTGTGCTGTGGTATGGGCCGACATTCTCTGGCCCTTGCAGATGCTGGTTTCCAGGTGACCGGAATCGATCTGTCTGATGTGCTTCTGCGTGAAGCACGCAGCATGGACACCGAACAACGTGTTGAGTGGTATCATGCCGATATGCGTGAGCTTCCACTGAAAGGCGGATTTGACGCCGTTGTCAATCTGTTCACCTCATTTGGTTATTTCCGAGAGGATGGAGAGCAACTAAGGGTGTTACGCGCCATTCATCGGATGCTGAAGCCGGGCGGCAGCTATATTATTGATTTTATGAACACGGCTTATGTGACTCGCCATCTAGTGCAGCACTCAACACGTGAAAGCGAAGGACAGAATATTGAGGAGTTTCGCAAGATACAGGATGGATTTGTGCAAAAAGAAATTCACATCACCGATGCCGAATCGGGCCAAAAACCACGAATCTATCAGGAACGAGTCAAGCTGTACACTCGCGAACAACTACGTGATCTGCTTCACGAGGCAGGACTCATGGTGGATCAGGTACACGGCGGTTATGATGAAGAGAAGTACGATGAGCAGACATCGCCGCGGATGATTTTTGTCGGTCATCGGCCGGAACAGTAG
- a CDS encoding DUF72 domain-containing protein: MIRIGLTGWGDQEDLYPNRTKAKDKLRLYGQYFTTVEVDSSFYAVQPRDRMARWAAETPDSFAFIVKAYQGMTGHLRGKPYFTSTSEMYKAFRESLEPVMEAGKMQAALFQYPPWFECNRDNVNELREVKLRMEGIPCALEFRHRSWYEEGMRERTLAFLKEQGWIHSVCDEPQAGLGSIPIVPEATDAEMTLVRMHGRNVSGWHQNGAPNWRETRYLYRYNQEELLEWKGYLEQLQEQSKDVYVIFNNNSGGDAAANAQMMMELLEQPVKPFPDRTEPEEEEGPEQLELF, from the coding sequence ATGATTCGGATTGGACTTACGGGCTGGGGAGATCAGGAAGATTTGTACCCGAACCGTACCAAAGCGAAAGACAAGCTCCGTCTGTATGGACAATATTTTACGACCGTGGAGGTAGACAGTTCCTTCTACGCCGTTCAGCCTCGGGACCGGATGGCACGCTGGGCAGCAGAAACGCCGGATTCCTTTGCTTTTATCGTCAAAGCTTATCAAGGGATGACAGGACACCTACGGGGAAAACCCTATTTCACAAGCACCTCAGAGATGTATAAGGCTTTCCGCGAATCCCTGGAGCCTGTCATGGAAGCAGGCAAGATGCAGGCAGCCTTGTTCCAGTACCCGCCGTGGTTTGAATGCAATCGGGACAACGTCAATGAACTGCGTGAAGTAAAGCTGCGGATGGAAGGCATCCCGTGTGCCCTCGAATTTCGCCATCGCAGCTGGTATGAAGAGGGCATGCGTGAACGGACGCTGGCATTCCTGAAGGAACAGGGATGGATTCACAGCGTCTGTGATGAGCCTCAGGCGGGGCTAGGATCTATCCCTATTGTACCCGAAGCTACCGATGCCGAGATGACGCTGGTGCGTATGCATGGGCGCAATGTATCAGGCTGGCATCAGAATGGTGCACCCAATTGGCGCGAGACCCGTTATCTGTATCGCTACAACCAGGAAGAGTTGCTGGAGTGGAAAGGTTATTTGGAGCAATTGCAGGAGCAGAGCAAAGATGTGTATGTGATTTTCAACAACAACTCGGGCGGCGACGCCGCTGCCAATGCACAGATGATGATGGAGCTGCTGGAGCAGCCCGTGAAGCCCTTCCCTGACCGCACGGAGCCGGAGGAGGAAGAGGGACCAGAGCAATTGGAACTGTTTTAG